The sequence below is a genomic window from Methylophilus sp. DW102.
AAATAGGCCAGGTCAGCCGTATCAATCAAGCCACCGGCAAATGACTGAAAATGACGCATCAACGAAAACTTGAGCATGGTGCTGGTCGGGTCGCCGGCAAAAAAGCGGTCCAGAATCATGAGCACAAACAAGGCAATAAAACTCAAAATGCCGGCAATGATCGGCTGTGCCGTCAAGCTGGAGAAATACAGGCCCAGCGCGGCAAAGCTGGAGACCAGCAGCAACAGCCCCAGCGAATTTGCAAAAATATAGCCAAAATCAATATCTGACCAGATATTCAAGGTTGTCAGCATCACGCCGATGTAAACCACCAGAATGCTCAGGAACACCACCAGGCCTAAAAACTTGCCCATCACAATTTCGCTGATGGACAACGGCGCGCTGAACAAAAATGGCAGTGTCTGGCTGCGGCGCTCCTCTGAAATCAGGCGCATGGAAAGCAAAGGCACGGCAAATAACATAATGAAGGAGGCCAGGCCGTAGACAGTTTGCCCAACAAACTGTGTGACCCCAATCCGCTCAGCCGGACGGATGGAGCCGGACATGACTTCAAAGTAGTTATTCACGCCATTGAGGTAGTAAGTGCCAAACGAAAACGTCAGCAGGGCCAGAATAATCCACCCCATGGGCGAGGCGAACATACTCTTGAGTTCTTTTCTTGCAATATTCAACATACTTTATGCTCTCTAAATCGACTTAAGCTGCTTTTGCAACGTCTGCCTCATGATAAGTCAATTGTACAAACACATCCTCAAGGCTGGTTTGATCGGGCGCAATGTGGAACAGGCCCCAACCTTGCTGCACAGCCGCCTGCACAATCGCTTCGTGCGGCTGGCTGCCTTCATGAAAACGGATACGCCACATGCCCTCGGCAGGCTCAACTTCAGCCACGCCTGCAATTGCAGCCAATTGTGCTACTGGCGGCGGGTTACGCAGGCCAACCAGCAATTTGTTACCAATACGCTGCTGCTTGAGCACATCAATGCCGCCATTAAACACCAGCTTGCCCTTGTCAATAATTTGCACGTGGTCACAGACCATTTCCACTTCGGGCAAAATATGGGTAGAGACAATGACGCTGTGCGCCTGGCCGATTTCCTTGATCAAGGCGCGGATATCACGAATCTGGATCGGATCCAGGCCCACGGTCGGCTCGTCCAGAATCACTACCATGGGGTTATGAATAATGGCCTGGGCAATCCCTACGCGTTGCTGATAGCCGTTGGACAGGTTTTCGATCAAGCGTTTGCTCATGTGGGTCAACCCACAACGCTCTTTGGCATGTTCCACCGCTTTTTTAATGTGCTTGCCAGAGACGTTGTGCAGTCTGGCCGCAATGGTCAGGTACTCGTCTACCGTAAACTCTTTATATAAAGGGCGCATTTCCGGCAGGTATCCGATCAAGGCTTTTGCCTCTTTGGGCTGCTCTATCATGTCGATGCCGCAGATTTTGACGCTGCCTGCACTCGGCGCGAGGTTGCCCGTCAACATTTTCATCGTGGTGGACTTACCGGCGCCATTTGGCCCCAAAAAGCCCAGCACCTGGCCTTGCTGCAGGCTGAACGTCACATCACTGACGGCAGCACGTCCGCCATACAAACGGGTCAATTCAATTGCTTCAACTGTCAAATTTGCCATGATTTCTTCACATACCTCGCGACTGGGAAAGATGCTTTCAAGCCTGACTTTACAGCGCCAGACCGCAAATCCCTAGACAAATATTTCACCAAAAAGTTATAGTGCTGTAGACGACGCTTTCACCTGTGTTTAAACGCCGATTACAATTTAGTTACAAATTGCACATTATGGATGAACTTGCAGCAACTGTCACGGACTAAACTAAAATTCCAGACGGATTAAGCGCCCCTTCTGCCCCAGTGACGACATCATTCATGCAACCTCTTTTTAAACAGGAATCCAGTATGCCTCTTACCCGCCGCCTCAACTTGAAAACCCCGTCATTACGCCGTCCGACACTGGCATTATGGCTGGCGTTGATGAGCAGCCCGGCTTGGTCTGCCAGCGGCACCCCCACCATTACCACCCCCACTGCAGAGTTTGTCTACAAATACCTGCTCGGTGAAGTGGCCGCGCAACGTGGCGAATTTGTACTGGCCGGGCAGCTGTTTCTGGATTTGGCCAAGCAAACGCGTGACCCCTTGCTCGCCGAGCGCGCCACGCAGGCAGCAACCATTGCCCGCACACCACAGTTGGCACTGCCCTCTGCCGAGCTATGGTCTGAGCTGGCCCCGGATTCTATCCCGGCAGCCCAAACCGCCAGCCAATTGCTGATTGCCAATGGTAACCTCGAAAAAGCGATTCCACAGATCCAGAAAGTGCTGGCCAATGAAAACATTCGCGCCAATGCCTTTATGGAACTCAACAGCCTGATGGTGCGTATCACCGACAAAACCAGCGTGCTCAAAACCATACAACAGCTGGCCAAGCCTTATCCCAAGCTGGCTGAAGCCCACTTTGCCATTTCGCAAGCCGCTTACTTTGCGCACGACGAGAGCCTCATGAAAGCGGAGCTCAAACAAGCGTCCAAGCTGCGCCCCGGCTGGGAACCGCCCGCGCAGATTTACGGGCAAATGCTGATGGAAAAAGATGTCCAGAAAGGCCTGGCGTTTTACCGCGACTTTTTAAAGACCTATCCTGAGTCCGATCAGATCCGCTTATCGTTAGCGCGCGCCTTGCTCTTGCAAAAAAACACCACCGAAGCCAAGGTAGAGTTCTCCAAGCTGCTCGAACGCCACCAGAACAACCCTGACATGAACGTGATTGTGGGCCTGCTGGCACTGGACGCCAAAGAATA
It includes:
- a CDS encoding tetratricopeptide repeat protein, whose product is MPLTRRLNLKTPSLRRPTLALWLALMSSPAWSASGTPTITTPTAEFVYKYLLGEVAAQRGEFVLAGQLFLDLAKQTRDPLLAERATQAATIARTPQLALPSAELWSELAPDSIPAAQTASQLLIANGNLEKAIPQIQKVLANENIRANAFMELNSLMVRITDKTSVLKTIQQLAKPYPKLAEAHFAISQAAYFAHDESLMKAELKQASKLRPGWEPPAQIYGQMLMEKDVQKGLAFYRDFLKTYPESDQIRLSLARALLLQKNTTEAKVEFSKLLERHQNNPDMNVIVGLLALDAKEYTFADRYLEHALEVGFKEPNKVYFNLGRSAIEQKDDARALQWFDKITDGEQYLAARMAAAGIIARRDGVDAAITMLDNVDGLTPEQQALVIQNQALMLSQAKRGDEAYTLLEKAAKTFPESPELQYDYALSAERKGKYDIMEDTLTRVIKMKPDFAAAYNALGYSYADRNIKLIEAKSLIETATKLSPEDHYIMDSLGWVYFRLGDLSRATEELRRAYAIQQDPEIAAHLAEVLWKQGQRDEAQRILDQALSANPGNEILVAVAQKLKSAL
- a CDS encoding ABC transporter permease subunit, whose product is MLNIARKELKSMFASPMGWIILALLTFSFGTYYLNGVNNYFEVMSGSIRPAERIGVTQFVGQTVYGLASFIMLFAVPLLSMRLISEERRSQTLPFLFSAPLSISEIVMGKFLGLVVFLSILVVYIGVMLTTLNIWSDIDFGYIFANSLGLLLLVSSFAALGLYFSSLTAQPIIAGILSFIALFVLMILDRFFAGDPTSTMLKFSLMRHFQSFAGGLIDTADLAYFGLFILTFITLTIRRLDADRLRG
- a CDS encoding ATP-binding cassette domain-containing protein, with amino-acid sequence MANLTVEAIELTRLYGGRAAVSDVTFSLQQGQVLGFLGPNGAGKSTTMKMLTGNLAPSAGSVKICGIDMIEQPKEAKALIGYLPEMRPLYKEFTVDEYLTIAARLHNVSGKHIKKAVEHAKERCGLTHMSKRLIENLSNGYQQRVGIAQAIIHNPMVVILDEPTVGLDPIQIRDIRALIKEIGQAHSVIVSTHILPEVEMVCDHVQIIDKGKLVFNGGIDVLKQQRIGNKLLVGLRNPPPVAQLAAIAGVAEVEPAEGMWRIRFHEGSQPHEAIVQAAVQQGWGLFHIAPDQTSLEDVFVQLTYHEADVAKAA